Sequence from the Brevundimonas diminuta genome:
CACCGTCATCGGCATCGCGCCGGGAGAAACCGACGCCGTGTTTCTGGATGCGGCGGGTCGCACCATCCTGAGCTTGCGGGTTCGGGTGGACGCCGGCACCAGCGCACTTCAGGACACGTTGAGCCGCATCGCTCCCGGTGGGCAAATCCACGCGGAAGCCGTCAATGACAGCGTCATCCTGACGGGCGTTGCAGATAATCCCGCTCAGGCGGCACAGGCCGCGCGCGTCGCCGCCGCCTTCGTCTCAGCGCCTGAAAAGGTGATCAACATGATCAGCGTCGCCGGTTCCGACCAGGTGACGCTGCGGGTGCGCGTGGTGGAGGTGCAACGCAACGCGCTGAAACAGCTTGGCTTCAGCTCCGACATCTTAAAGGGCGCGGGCATCCATTCGTATGGCTTCAGCCGACCCAATACCTACGGCGTCAACGGATCAGCGGCCGGCGGAACGGGTCTGTGCTACGGTCAAAATGGCGGCCGGACGACTAACGTGTCGAACTCGAACACCACTTCCAGCCAGACCAGTTCCGGCGGAGCGTCGGCCAGTGGTCAACAGGCGACAAGCGGTTCCTTCCCCTCGACCGTCACCGTGACAGATGTCAACGGCAACGTGGTCCAGATTCCTGCGACGGCTATCGGTCAGTCCACTGTGTCATCTGGCTCTAGCAACACAATCACTAGCGCCATCTCCAACATTGCGTCGACCGCCTTCCAAACGCTGACGGGCACGAATGCGAGCGGCTGTCTTGAGGCCTTCGAACGCGTGGGATTGGCTCGGACGCTGGCCGAACCCAACCTGACGTCTGTGAATGGCGAAGCGGCGAACTTCCTGGCCGGCGGCGAGTTTCCGCTGCCGACGGGACGTGACCGGGATGGCAACATCACCGTGATCTACAAGCCCTATGGCGTGGGCCTGGCCTTCCGACCGGTGGTGATGTCCGGCGGTCGCATTTCCTTGCAGGTGAAGGTAGAGGTTTCAGAACTAACGGCTCAAGGCGGTTTCACCATCGGCGCCGGCACGCCCTCGTCCATCACACTGCCGGGTTTGACGGTCCGCCGTAGCGAAAACACCGTGGAACTGCCATCGGGCGGATCGATGATGATCGCGGGGCTGCTTCAGGAAACTACGCGCCAGACGGTGGACTCTCTGCCGGGGGTGACCAACCTGCCGGTCCTGGGATCGCTGTTCCGATCGCGCGATTATCTGATGGGCGAGACCGAGCTGGTCGTCATCGTCGAGCCCTACATCGTCAGCCCGACGTCGCCTGATCGGATGCAGACGCCGGCGGACGGCCTGCGCATGGCCAGCGACAGTCAGACCATTTTCTTCGGCCAGTTGAACCAGGTCTATGGGCTGCCGAATGCGGCCCCCGCCGGTTCGGTCGGCTATGTGATCGAGTGAGCACCTCCATGACTCGCACCCTGATTGCCACGCTTCTGACGGCCACGGCCCTGGCGCTCGGCGCCTGTGTCGGCGGCCCCGCTAGTCTGGGCGGCGAGCCGCCGCTGACGCCGACCTCACGCTACCAGCTTCAAGTCGAGCCGGATCTAGACCGGATCGCGCTCGCGGTTCACGACAGCGGCCTGTCGCCGGCGCAGAATGGCGCGCTGCAGGAGTTGGTCAGACGCTATCGCTACGTCGATGCCGTGCCGATGGTGATCGAAGCCCCGGCCGGAAACGATGCGGTGGCGCTGAAGACCGCTTATGACGTTCAATCGGCCCTGGCAGCCTATGGCGTATCGCCGGACCGGATCACGCTCGTCAGCTACGCCGCGCCGGATCCGCGCGCGCCTGTGGTCGTGGGCTATCAAACGATCCGCGCGGCGGTGCCGCGATGCGGCGCGAACTGGGGCAATCTGAGCCGGACAGGCGACAATCAGTCGGCATCGAACTTCGGATGCGCCGTGACGGCCAATCTGGCGGCCCAGATCGAAGATCCTCGCGACATCCAGCGGCCACGCGCCATGACGCCGGCGGACGCCGGGCGCCGCACCGTAGTGTTCGATGCCTATCGCGGCGGCAAGCCGACATCGGCCGAGCGCGAAGACCTGATCCGGGATACCGCCGTGTCCCGCGCGGTGAACTGACCCATGAGCACAGCCCCAGCCCCTCGCGAGTTCGACAGCTTCGACGACGCGTTCGATGTCGATATGGAATTCGCGCCCCCGGTTGACGACGTCGCCGCGCCGCGCAGCCCGCTTCAGTTCACGCCCGCGGCGTCGGCGATGCCGGCCGGGGCGGCGCCTCAGCCCCAATCGCCGCCTCATGCTGCGCCCTTGGCGCCTGTCCCGGCCGCCCCAGCCTATGCGCCCGACGCCGCCGGCTTCAATCCGGTCGGTGACGTGGTCGCCCAGGCGCAGGCCAGTCTGATGGACACGGGTCTGGCCTTCACCGGTCTGGCCCCCGCCAGCAACATCGGCGAAGTCTCGGTGCCGCGCATCGCCATCCATGTCTTCGCCGAACGGCAGGACACCCTCGCCTCGGCCGAGCGAGCGGCTCAGGACCGTCGCCTGTCGCGCGCCACGACCCAGATTCGTGTCGGCGGCGTCGCTGCGGCCGTCGAGACCTATCAGCATGAGCCGACGCCGCCGCTGATCATCGTCGAGTGCCTGAAGGACCCGCAGACTCTGCTGTGGGAAGTCGATCAGCTGGCCGAGGTGTGCGACGCCGGCACGAAGGTCGTGGTGATCGGCGCGACCAACGACATCATTCTGTTCCGCGAGCTGATGCGGCGCGGGGTCAGTGAATATCTGGTCGCGCCGTTACAGCCGCTACAGCTGATCGCGGCTATTGGCGGCCTGTTCAACGATCCGGCCCAGCCCTTCGTCGGGCGTACCATCGCCTTCGTCGGCGCGCGGGGCGGGGCGGGAGCCTCGGCCGTGGCGCACAACACCGCCTATGCAATTTCCGAGCGGATCGGCGCCAATACGGTGATCGTCGATTACGACCTGCCGTTCGGCACCGCCGGCCTGGACTTCAACCAGGACCCGCTGAACGGCGTCGCCGACGCCTTGGGCCAGCCCGACCGGCTGGACTCGACGCTGCTGGACCGGATGATGGTCCGCTGCACCGACAAGCTGAGCCTGTTTGCGGCGCCCGCCAGCCTCGATACGGACTGGGACATCTCGACCGAGGCGTTCGAGGAGGTCACCAACCAGATCCGCGCCACGGCCCCCTTCGTCGTGCTGGACCTTCCGCATCTGTGGTCGCCGTGGATGCGCCGCACCCTGATCAGCGCCGACGAGGTGGTGGTCGTGGCAACGCCGGACCTGGCGTCCCTGCGCAACGCCAAGAACATGATCGACCTGATCCGTCAGGGCCGCCCCAATGACGCGCCGCCTCGCCTGGTGCTGAACCAGGTCGGGGTGCCGGGGCGCCCCGAGATCCCGGCCAAGGACTTCGGGGCGGCGCTCGGCGTGCATCCCAGCCTGATCATTCCGTTCGACGCCAAGACCTTTGGCGCGGCCGCCAACAACGGCCAGATGATCCTGGACGCCGGCGCCAAGACCAAGTCGGCCGAGGCCTTCCAGACCCTGGCCCAGATCGTGTCGCGCCGCGAACTACCGATGGTGGCGGGACCCAAGGCCAAGCCGGCGAAGGCTGGCAAGGCGGAGAAGGCCAAGCCGGCGGATGGGGCGTCGAAATCCCTGTTCGCCAATATGTTCAAGAAGCGCTGACGGATGTTCGGCAAACGCACAGGTCAGCCCGGCGCCGCCCCTGCGCCCCTGCGGCCAGCCCCGGCTCCCGCGCCGGCATCCGCGCCCGGCGGCGAACCTGTGTCCGTGTTCAGCATGCAGGCGACCGCCGCGCCGATGGCGGCGACGACCAACGCATCAGCCTTTGCCTATGCTGACGAGGATCTGGAACCGGCGGCCGACGCCTTCGACCGCGCGTCTGCCCCAACCCAGCCCGCTCCGGCCGATCGTCTGGACGCCCTGGCCTCGCGTCCCAAGCCCAAGCCGGCCCCTGAGGCCCCGCGTCCCACCGGCAACGTCGCCGGCACCGGGCCGAAGGCCACGGCGGGTCTCGAGCAGCTGAAAAAGGCCCAGGCGGTCGCCGAGATCGTCCGCGAACAGAGCGACTACTATCACGCCACGAAGACGACGATCTTCAACGCGTTGATGAACACTATCGACCTGGCCCAGCTGGCGCATCTGGACCAGAAGGCGGCGTCGGAAGAGATCCGCGACATCGTCGCCGAACTGGTGGCGATCAAGAACGTCTCCATGTCGGTCGCCGAGCAGGAGCATCTGGTTCAGGACATCGTCAACGACGTCCTGGGATATGGTCCGCTGGAGCCGCTGCTGAGCCGCGATGACATCGCCGACATCATGGTCAATGGCGCCGGACGGGTCTTCATCGAGGTCGCGGGCAAGGTCCAGCTGACCAATGTCCGTTTCCGCGACAACACCCAGCTGATGAACATCTGCCAGCGGATCGTGAGCCAGGTCGGCCGCCGCGTGGACGAGTCGAGCCCCATCTGCGACGCTCGCTTGCCGGACGGTTCGCGCGTCAACGTCATCGCTCCGCCGCTGGCCATCGACGGCCCGACGCTGACGATCCGGAAGTTCAAGAAAGACAAGCTGACGATGAAGAATCTGGTGGAGTACGCCTCCATCAGTCCCGAAGGCGCGCGCGTCCTGGGCGTCATCGGCGCGTCGCGATGCAATCTGGTCATTTCGGGCGGCACCGGCTCGGGCAAGACGACCCTGCTGAACACGCTGACGGCCTTCATCGACCCGACCGAGCGGGTCATCACTTGCGAGGACGCCGCCGAACTGCAGCTGCAGCAGCCGCATGTGGTGCGTCTGGAAACCCGCCCGCCGAACCTGGAAGGGCAGGGCACGATCACCATGCGGGATCTGGTCAAGAACTGCCTGCGGATGCGTCCTGAGCGGATCATCGTCGGCGAGGTGCGCGGACCCGAGGCGTTTGACCTGTTGCAGGCCATGAACACCGGCCACGACGGCTCGATGGGCACGCTGCACGCCAACAGCCCGCGTGAAGCCATCAGCCGGATGGAGTCCATGATCACCATGGGCGGCTATGGCCTGCCGTCCAAGACGATCCGCGAGATGATCGTCGGCTCGGTCGATGTGATCATCCAGGCCGCCCGCCTGCGCGACGGTTCGCGCCGCATCACCCACATCACCGAGGTCGTGGGCCTGGAAGGCGATGTGATCGTGACGCAGGACCTGTTCGTCTACGACAT
This genomic interval carries:
- a CDS encoding CpaF family protein, yielding MFGKRTGQPGAAPAPLRPAPAPAPASAPGGEPVSVFSMQATAAPMAATTNASAFAYADEDLEPAADAFDRASAPTQPAPADRLDALASRPKPKPAPEAPRPTGNVAGTGPKATAGLEQLKKAQAVAEIVREQSDYYHATKTTIFNALMNTIDLAQLAHLDQKAASEEIRDIVAELVAIKNVSMSVAEQEHLVQDIVNDVLGYGPLEPLLSRDDIADIMVNGAGRVFIEVAGKVQLTNVRFRDNTQLMNICQRIVSQVGRRVDESSPICDARLPDGSRVNVIAPPLAIDGPTLTIRKFKKDKLTMKNLVEYASISPEGARVLGVIGASRCNLVISGGTGSGKTTLLNTLTAFIDPTERVITCEDAAELQLQQPHVVRLETRPPNLEGQGTITMRDLVKNCLRMRPERIIVGEVRGPEAFDLLQAMNTGHDGSMGTLHANSPREAISRMESMITMGGYGLPSKTIREMIVGSVDVIIQAARLRDGSRRITHITEVVGLEGDVIVTQDLFVYDITGEDENGKIIGRHRSTGIARPRFWDRARYYGLERELADALDAAE
- a CDS encoding CpaD family pilus assembly protein, translating into MTRTLIATLLTATALALGACVGGPASLGGEPPLTPTSRYQLQVEPDLDRIALAVHDSGLSPAQNGALQELVRRYRYVDAVPMVIEAPAGNDAVALKTAYDVQSALAAYGVSPDRITLVSYAAPDPRAPVVVGYQTIRAAVPRCGANWGNLSRTGDNQSASNFGCAVTANLAAQIEDPRDIQRPRAMTPADAGRRTVVFDAYRGGKPTSAEREDLIRDTAVSRAVN
- a CDS encoding type II and III secretion system protein family protein, giving the protein MRRPTMRKAAAAAACALLATLAAAPAGVAQTRAAVSTGAAQRLINLPRGTSFAVDLPADARDVIVSNPQVAEAMLHSPRRITVIGIAPGETDAVFLDAAGRTILSLRVRVDAGTSALQDTLSRIAPGGQIHAEAVNDSVILTGVADNPAQAAQAARVAAAFVSAPEKVINMISVAGSDQVTLRVRVVEVQRNALKQLGFSSDILKGAGIHSYGFSRPNTYGVNGSAAGGTGLCYGQNGGRTTNVSNSNTTSSQTSSGGASASGQQATSGSFPSTVTVTDVNGNVVQIPATAIGQSTVSSGSSNTITSAISNIASTAFQTLTGTNASGCLEAFERVGLARTLAEPNLTSVNGEAANFLAGGEFPLPTGRDRDGNITVIYKPYGVGLAFRPVVMSGGRISLQVKVEVSELTAQGGFTIGAGTPSSITLPGLTVRRSENTVELPSGGSMMIAGLLQETTRQTVDSLPGVTNLPVLGSLFRSRDYLMGETELVVIVEPYIVSPTSPDRMQTPADGLRMASDSQTIFFGQLNQVYGLPNAAPAGSVGYVIE
- a CDS encoding AAA family ATPase → MSTAPAPREFDSFDDAFDVDMEFAPPVDDVAAPRSPLQFTPAASAMPAGAAPQPQSPPHAAPLAPVPAAPAYAPDAAGFNPVGDVVAQAQASLMDTGLAFTGLAPASNIGEVSVPRIAIHVFAERQDTLASAERAAQDRRLSRATTQIRVGGVAAAVETYQHEPTPPLIIVECLKDPQTLLWEVDQLAEVCDAGTKVVVIGATNDIILFRELMRRGVSEYLVAPLQPLQLIAAIGGLFNDPAQPFVGRTIAFVGARGGAGASAVAHNTAYAISERIGANTVIVDYDLPFGTAGLDFNQDPLNGVADALGQPDRLDSTLLDRMMVRCTDKLSLFAAPASLDTDWDISTEAFEEVTNQIRATAPFVVLDLPHLWSPWMRRTLISADEVVVVATPDLASLRNAKNMIDLIRQGRPNDAPPRLVLNQVGVPGRPEIPAKDFGAALGVHPSLIIPFDAKTFGAAANNGQMILDAGAKTKSAEAFQTLAQIVSRRELPMVAGPKAKPAKAGKAEKAKPADGASKSLFANMFKKR